GTGCCGGTGGCCTGGGGGAGCTGCAGGGCACCCTGGCCGAATATATGCCGGCCGACGCCCGGCTTATTGCCCGCAAGCCCGCCAACCTGTCGATGCGCGAGGCGGCGGCCCTGCCCCTGGTGGGAATCACCGCTTTTGAGGCCCTCACCCGGGCCGGTACCGGCAAGGGGCAACGTGTGCTGGTGCATGGCGGTGCCGGAGGCGTGGGTCACGTTGCCGTACAATTGGCCCGTCATTTTGGTGCCGAGGTGTTTGCCACCGGCGGCGGTGACAAGCAACTGTCACTGATCGAAAAGCTCGGAGCCAAAGGTATTAACTACAAAACGGAAAAGGTTGCCGACTATGTGGCCAGTCATACTCAAGGCGCGGGTTTTGACGTGATTTTCGATACCGTTGGCGGCGCCAACCTGCTGAATTCTTTTGATGCTGCCGCCCTGAACGGCCAGGTTGCCACCACCCTGTCTCTGGCCGAGCTGGATCTGTCGGTGGTGCACTTCAAAGGCTTGTCTTTGCACGTGGTATTTATGCTGCTCCCGATGATCCACAACCATGCCCGCTCTGTCCATGGCCGCATCCTGGCCGAATTGACAACCCTCGCAGAAGCCGGTGGCCTTCGTCCGGTTGTGGATGAGCACCGCTTCGGCCTGAGGGACGCAGGTAAGGCACATGAACGCCTGGCCAGTGGCCAGGCCATGGGCAAAGTGGTGATTGAACTCTAGGGCCGGGGGTTATAACCGGAGTAAGATCCTGGCAAGCCCCCTCCTAACAAAAGCCCCTGCACTGCAGGGGCTTTTCATTTACTCAGGAAGCAGGAATGATTTAACGCGATTCTAAATAACGATATTAACAGGTTTAAAATAAGCAACTTAGAAACAAATAATCGGATGGTGCCATGCAAAATACCACGCACAGGCTGTTTATAAACCTTTACCGATGTTAGATGGCGGCCCTACCTCTGGAGTCAGCAAGGCCACCTTACTGTTCACACTAACGTTTTGTTCATGAATCATGAAAAAATCAAAACAATGA
The Oceanimonas doudoroffii DNA segment above includes these coding regions:
- a CDS encoding zinc-dependent alcohol dehydrogenase family protein yields the protein MKAMVIRAFGGPEAFEPAEMDKPDLNPGHVLVKVAATSVNTIDLMIRQMGADLPFAPALPAVLGMDFAGTIVAIGEGVTEYTVGDEVYGCAGGLGELQGTLAEYMPADARLIARKPANLSMREAAALPLVGITAFEALTRAGTGKGQRVLVHGGAGGVGHVAVQLARHFGAEVFATGGGDKQLSLIEKLGAKGINYKTEKVADYVASHTQGAGFDVIFDTVGGANLLNSFDAAALNGQVATTLSLAELDLSVVHFKGLSLHVVFMLLPMIHNHARSVHGRILAELTTLAEAGGLRPVVDEHRFGLRDAGKAHERLASGQAMGKVVIEL